The stretch of DNA aaaaaacattatgCGGTTAGTTGGATTCTTACACACATGAATCTGTATTTTGTTGAACTAGTCATCTGCTGTTTGCATTAGTGCATACTGCTGAACTGACTAGTAACCTTCTTCATTTTCATCTGTGATTGTCCAGATGAAGGAAGTAGCAACTGAAAATTTCCAACGAATACGCGATGCATATGAGATACTATCCGATGAGAACAAAAGACATATTTATGACATCTATGGTATGGAAGGTTTAAATTCTGGCCTGGAACTTGGTCCGAAACTAACTAAACCGGAGGAAATTAGAGAACAGTTGGAACGACTGCGGCGGCgcaaggaggaagaaaaacTTTTCGTGCATGCTCGACCCAATGGCTCAATCATTGCTAATTTCTCAGTGCCACAATATTTAGATGGTGATGGCATCATGAAAGGGTACATAGTTTATTCTATTTTAGTATATATGCCTGTAATCTTTTGTCTAGTCACATTGGTGGGAAGCTGCTAAGAATTATGATAATAATGTGCGACTATTCTCTTGTTTAATTCATGGTTGCATTATGGTAAAATGCTTAGTAATTTATTACTTGTTAACCTCAAATGTTAATGTAATTTTGATGATGAAATCAATACATGCTATTTTGCATCCTTCAGCATTTGTATTTGTGGACTATGTTTAGTCAGTATACATTTTTCATACTGGCACATATAAGTTCTTTTCTAACTGATTAGTAATGTTAACTAGTTTATGTGCATGACTACCACTTGTGCCTCTTTTGATAGCATTCCAGTATGAATGCTTAACTGCTTATATCTAAGTTAGAGTTATAGAAAACAGGGAAGCAAACCATTTATTAGGAGTTTGACCACTGGGTGCTGGGAACCAGCTATGGCTGACTGCCGCTTACCGTTCATGATTTATGTTTCTCATTTTTATTTCAGTGCTcaacatttttttaaaacttCCAACAACATATGATGCCACTTTAGCAATATGTTTGTACTTTAGAACCTCCTGACATATCCTGTCCTTCAATTACTTCTTTAGATATTATATGAATAATTTTAGATAGTACAGTTATTTAGTCGTTTGTTTTGGACATGGATAGAATGGGAATGTCTAGTGAAGTTGAATTGCCAGTGTCCAAGCAAAATACTGTCATTGTTGGTGGGAATTTGGTTGTCAATGGCTCAGCTGGAACTGGAGCAGCAAGCACTGTGCTGCGGCACCAGTTATCTTCTGTTTCCCATATTGATTTTATGGCAACAGCTGGACTACGCTCTGTTATTGGCGTGCAGACATTTCGGTAAGAATGTTATCCCATATCTTTTCATCCATTACTACTTTCTTGCATGCTTCAAATTGTAATTCATTAACATTGTGTACTTCAGTCAAATTTCACCACATTCTACAGCAACTTCTGGACTTGCTGTTTCTTTAAGAGATGGATCTATCAACCTGTCAAATGCTTGGACTCGCCGACTATCTGAAAATGCTGTTGGGAATGTATGAAACCTTACACTCAAATGCTTTTCTCATGTGCACAATACTTGTCTATGTAAAAGCTACTCGCCACTCTTTAATATAATGACGTTCTTAGGTACATGGTAGTGATCCATGATTTCAATAATAGATGCTGAAACAATGACTTCAGTTCTGTTACTTATATACATTATACTAATTACTATGTGAAGACTCATGTTCAGTCTAAAAGTAATTTTTTAGTTGAGATATAAAGCTTCCAGCTAAAAAGGATTGCTGAAGCTAGGCAAGCTTTTAGTATGAATTCAGGCATTATATTACATTTGATTCATGTCTAGAACGGACATCAACTGTTAACTTTACATTTACATAGTTAATGCATAAGTTTAGTCCTCATAGGTATGTCCAGAATAAGGGATTTCAGCACATATTGcacattagaatttttcaagtGCTATAGATGTCCAAGATGTATCTTCCTTTAGATCATTCTTGTTCTCTTGTAAGGGATTTCAGCAAGATGTTTGTTACCTGCTATCTTTTTTTGTTACAGCTGTGATATTAGGAGTAGGGTGATAGTTTATCTACTGCACTTTTTTTTGTGTGCAGGTAAGCTGATATCATTTGCCCCTTGTGTCTATTGCTTTCTCTTTTCATCAAACTCCAGATACAGCTAGTCCTTGGTGATGATTCAAGTATTTCTGTTGGATGGCAAAAGAAGGATGAAAAAAGTACTGCAACAGGAGAAATAAAGGTAAATTTAAAGACAATTCAAACAATTTTTTAACTGTTGATAATTTTTTAGAAATGCATGTTTGACGCCAGATACATTTTAGTTTAGCTGTGATCTTAGTGTTCTGTACATAAGAATACATTATCTTACTTTCTTTTGAATAGCCGCGTCGATCTCTTTGGAACATTTGAAGAAGTTTACTTACTGTAGTTATTTCAAAAGCTTCCCATTCTGTTCTGAAACTAGCTGGTTGGTCAAAGTATCTATAAATATATGAGTAGGATTAAGGAGTGACTAGAAGTGTCCTTTGCCACCGTAAGTTCATTTCTTTAGGATAACAGTATGGTAGGTCCCTACTGAAATGGTCATATCATTGGTATAGGGTAATGCATACAAAGTATTTACAAAACAAATGGTTCAAAGATCTTCAAGACCAGGAACAAATAGTACTTACAGAAAGaagcatatgcaattttctATTTAACTTCAGCACTgccttgcatttttttttagtGTGGAGCCTTGAAAACAAGAAACACATATTGTCTCGCTTGTATCCAGTGTGCGGCGTTCAGAACAAAAAACACATTTATTTCATGGTTGTAAATTTGTAATGCCTTCTGCTTTCAAGAGCTACCTGTTTCTTTTTTTCACCTCTAATGTCAGACCAACATCTGATGCTTTGCTTTTTAGGTTGTCTCAATTATTAattaccttttctttttcttcctcagtTTGGAACTAATTTCTTTGGTGCATCTGCTCATTACATCCATCGCTTCTCCTCCAAGTCTCATGGTCGCATTGCCGGTAGAGTTGGAAGGTACCTAAGATTTTGATATCTCTTCTTTCGGGCTATAGAACATGCAATTTTATATGAGTTTGTAAcctactgtttttttttttgaactgttCCCTTGCAGCACGGCCCTTGATTTTGAAATTGGAGGAGGAAGGTGGATATCAGAATTTAGTACTGTAAGGATGATGTATAACATA from Panicum virgatum strain AP13 chromosome 9K, P.virgatum_v5, whole genome shotgun sequence encodes:
- the LOC120650564 gene encoding chaperone protein dnaJ 13-like isoform X1 translates to MASTPEPENGRELYALLHLSPDASDEEIRRAYRQFAQIYHPDKYQDPQMKEVATENFQRIRDAYEILSDENKRHIYDIYGMEGLNSGLELGPKLTKPEEIREQLERLRRRKEEEKLFVHARPNGSIIANFSVPQYLDGDGIMKGMGMSSEVELPVSKQNTVIVGGNLVVNGSAGTGAASTVLRHQLSSVSHIDFMATAGLRSVIGVQTFRQISPHSTATSGLAVSLRDGSINLSNAWTRRLSENAVGNIQLVLGDDSSISVGWQKKDEKSTATGEIKFGTNFFGASAHYIHRFSSKSHGRIAGRVGSTALDFEIGGGRWISEFSTVRMMYNIGIQGVSWRFELHRAGQKLIIPVLLSTDLNALFVTSAFAIPSTLYFLLQTYVVKPYYLKREKQKTLEKMEGLSTQLTEARKAAKKAQKLLEPVSNRKKNRQLENNGLVITKALYGNHKKIKESSELNEINDDVASQVFDVTIPLNFLVTEADQLKQLHEGIKKSGIMGFYDPCPGDPKLLLVEYTFHGRKYKVMVDDYEALLIPQDIHQF
- the LOC120650564 gene encoding chaperone protein dnaJ 13-like isoform X3, which translates into the protein MKEVATENFQRIRDAYEILSDENKRHIYDIYGMEGLNSGLELGPKLTKPEEIREQLERLRRRKEEEKLFVHARPNGSIIANFSVPQYLDGDGIMKGMGMSSEVELPVSKQNTVIVGGNLVVNGSAGTGAASTVLRHQLSSVSHIDFMATAGLRSVIGVQTFRQISPHSTATSGLAVSLRDGSINLSNAWTRRLSENAVGNIQLVLGDDSSISVGWQKKDEKSTATGEIKFGTNFFGASAHYIHRFSSKSHGRIAGRVGSTALDFEIGGGRWISEFSTVRMMYNIGIQGVSWRFELHRAGQKLIIPVLLSTDLNALFVTSAFAIPSTLYFLLQTYVVKPYYLKREKQKTLEKMEGLSTQLTEARKAAKKAQKLLEPVSNRKKNRQLENNGLVITKALYGNHKKIKESSELNEINDDVASQVFDVTIPLNFLVTEADQLKQLHEGIKKSGIMGFYDPCPGDPKLLLVEYTFHGRKYKVMVDDYEALLIPQDIHQF
- the LOC120650564 gene encoding chaperone protein dnaJ 13-like isoform X2 is translated as MASTPEPENGRELYALLHLSPDASDEEIRRAYRQFAQIYHPDKYQDPQMKEVATENFQRIRDAYEILSDENKRHIYDIYGMEGLNSGLELGPKLTKPEEIREQLERLRRRKEEEKLFVHARPNGSIIANFSVPQYLDGDGIMKGMGMSSEVELPVSKQNTVIVGGNLVVNGSAGTGAASTVLRHQLSSVSHIDFMATAGLRSVIGVQTFRQISPHSTATSGLAVSLRDGSINLSNAWTRRLSENAVGNIQLVLGDDSSISVGWQKKDEKSTATGEIKFGTNFFGASAHYIHRFSSKSHGRIAGRVGSTALDFEIGGGRWISEFSTVRMMYNIGIQGVSWRFELHRAGQKLIIPVLLSTDLNALFVTSAFAIPSTLYFLLQTYVVKPYYLKREKQKTLEKMEGLSTQLTEARKAAKKAQKLLEPVSNRKKNRQLENNGLVITKALYGNHKKIKESSELNEINDDVASQVFDVTIPLNFLVTEADQLKLHEGIKKSGIMGFYDPCPGDPKLLLVEYTFHGRKYKVMVDDYEALLIPQDIHQF